AGGGATCGTGGATCGCTTCTACTTCAAAAGCTTGTATTTCCGTGAGTCAAACGGCATCTTGTTCGAAATTGCAACAGACGGTCCTGGCTTCACAGCAGATTCAAATGTCGAGGAGCTCGGAAAAGCTTTGGACTTACCTCCATTCCTCGAAGAACGCCGTGCAGAAATTGAAGCGAAATTGACACCGATAGACTAAAAGGAGTGAATCAACATGGAACAATATCGTATCGACGCCAAAAAGGGACTTGAATTCGGCTTATATTCGATTGGCGACCATGTCCCGAATCCACACACAGGCTCCAAGATTTCTCCTGAACAGCGCATCAAGGAATTAATCGAGGCAAGCAAGCTGGCAGATGAAGCAGGACTTGATGTATTCGCTGTCGGCGAAAGCCACCAGACGTATTTTACGACGCAGGCGCATACCGTCATTCTGGGTGCGATCGCACAAGCTACGAAGAACATTAAAATCGCTAGCTCCGCCACTGTATTGAGCACATCCGATCCGGTCCGCGTGTATGAGGATTTTGCTACCTTGGATCTGATCTCCAATGGTCGGGCAGAAATTGTTGCGGGACGCGGTTCCCGAGTAGGAGCATATAGCCTCCTCGGCTACGATGTGCGCGACTATGAGGAATTGTTTGAAGAGAAGATGGACCTTCTTCTCAAGCTAAATAACGAGGATCGCGTGACCTGGGAAGGGCAGTTCCGTGCACCGCTACAAAACGCTACCATCCTGCCTCAGCCTTTACAAGGACGTCTGCCCATCTGGCGTGCAGTAGGAGGACCACCTGCAAGCGCAATTAAAGCCGGTCAAGCTGGCGTGCCTATGATGCTGACCACACTTGGAGGTCCAGCCATCAACTTCAAAGGCTCCGTCGATGCTTACCGAGAGGCTGCGAAGCAAAATGGTTTTGACCCAGCTACCTTGCCAGTAGCAACAACGAGTTTGTTTTATACAGCCGACAAAACTTCGGATGCGCTTCGCGAGTTCTATCCGCATCTAAATGGTGGGTTTATCGCATTGCGTGGCGGTGGCTATCCGAAGCAACAGTTTGCACAATCAGTCGATTATCGTGATGCATTAATGGTAGGCAGCCCTGACGTCATCATCGAAAAAATGCTTTTCCAATACGAAATGTACGGACAACAACGCTTTATGGCACAAATCGATTTCGGCGGTGTACCTGTTGATAAAATCGCGAAAAACATTGAACTGATCGCAACGAAAATCTTGCCAGAAGTGAAAAAGCATACCACCAAATCGTAGTAAAAAGCCTATGAAAATCGTCGTCTTCAGTGACGGTTATCTCAAATTAGAGACACTCGCGAAATCTTCCAAGACGCAGCTCTTCTTCTCACAAGGAAAGAAGATCTGCGTCTTTTTTATTTTTCCACGATAGTTAAAATTATCCGCAGTGGATTATAATCATGAAGCAACAGATGAATCACACGTAAAAGGTGGCGTGACGACTTGTGAATATTTGGAGGATACTGGACATTGATCCTACCGAAGATATTTCGACGATAAAAAAAGCCTATGCGAAAAAGCTAAGGCTGCATCACCCGGAAGATGATCCAGAGGGTTACCAACAACTGCGAGAAGCATACGATCTGGCTATTAAAATGGCGAAGCAGGGCCAGGGAAAACCGCGGATGGAGCCAATTCTGGTCGATCCTTCTTCACCAGCCGAAGAGGAAGTCGAAGAAGTGGTGCCCACCCAGACTGTTAAGCGCGTATTGTCCATTGACGACGTTCACGAACAACTTGATCGTAATGATCATCAGGTGGACTCAATCGACAATTTTATAGAGCAGGTACAAGCTTTGTACGACGACTTTCCCGCTAGAATCAATCCCGAAAACTGGACGAGACTGCTTCATTCTGATCTGGTTTGGGATATCCAACAGGGTCGATTTGTACGTGAGCGCCTGTTTGACTTTTTAGAAGAGCATCATCATTTGCCAAAAAGCGTGTGGGTGAAGCTCGAGGAATGCTTTCATTGGCGAGAACTCATTGAAAAACCTTACTATATGGACGAGCATTCGGAAGAATTTTGTGCTTATTATCGAAAACAGCTAGACGAGCCCGGATTGCGTTTTGACACTTTACTACAAGCAACCGATATCGATCACGATTTATTTCTATCTTATCGCGATACAGCTTATCAAGCATTGAAAGAAAATCAACTGGAGCTTGCTAACCCCTCACTCAACGCGGCTATTGCTTTATTTGCCGATGATCCCGATTTGCTTCGACTGCTGGGGGAGTATTGCCAGCGCATCGGCGACATGGATGGTGCGATAGACGCTTTTTCCCGTATCATCAGCCTTCAGCCTGACACTATCGACAACTACGTGGCTCGAGCCTATATCTGGTACAATCATCAGCACTTCACCGAGGCTCTGAATGAATGTGAATACATCTTATCGCAAGTCCCAAACCACGCAGAAGCACTCAGCCTGCTTGGAAAATGTCAATTGGAGCTGGGTGACGCCGCTTTGGCCAAAGCCACTTTTCAGCAGCTATTGGCAGCCAATCCACACGACTATCAGGCGCTTATCATGCTCACGCAGCTTCGTGCAGACATGGTAAAGCAGGCGAAGAATCTGCCAGCAAAAGAACGGGACCTTGCCTTGCAACCGCTGATTGCTGAGCTGGGAGAACGAAAAGGCCTGCACAAACAAACGAAGCAAGCTCTTCGCTTTCAAGTAATCTACACAACGGTGGTCCTTGCCCTCATCGTGCTTTTCCATTCTCTTTTCTCAGGGGCGTTTGAGGATCATACGGGATTGGGGCCCATCTCCTACGTTAAGCATGTTGTGAATGGACCTCTCCACATCACATCGGCATACGAATTCGACCGAATGGAGCCTGACCAATTCATCACTACCAGGATAACGGATGCCCATCCTCTCGGTATTTTTCAGTATCAGCAAAAGGATGCAGACGGAAACAGCACCACTACGTATGAATCGTACATGTCGGTCGCCAAAAAAGGCTCTACTGTTGCCCCCTCAGCCTGGGCGTACATTGGCCACTTGGATGGAGCACCGGTCATACTCTTGGCTACAGCAGAACAAGCGGTAAAGATGAATGAAACCAAGACGCTTGAGATCGTGCAGGGGAAGATACAAGAAATGCCAAAAGAAGTACTGGATGACGCAGAGGAGATTCTACAACAGCCTGGCCTTAATTCTACATACGATGCCACATCTCTCGTAACCGATCATCTAATCGATGCGAAGCAGCATAAGCTCGCGTGGCCGCCGTTTTCCGCCGCTTTCTGTGGGATCATTCTTCTGCTCTTGTATCGCGTCTTCTTTCGTACCCTTTACAAGATATACCTCCTCACTCGATTCTGAAAAACAAGGAGTGAACTTTTCACACATGTTCATCTTTACCAGTAAGAAGGAAAAACAATTTACTCTATTTACCCACAGTATGCATGCGGCCATTACGATCGGAGCTGGAACTCGTTTAATAGATATAAAGGATAACTACACCAAATGGGGTATGAAGGACGCAACAAGCCAGAGATCCAGATTGACATGGATGCTGCAAGAAGGGGAGCGAAAAGAGTTTGCCCGGCTTCACCATTTCATGACTGCCTTATCGGAGTCAGGGCGAAAGGAATATATCGACTCCTTGGAATCAGACCAGGAACGCATCGCCAAGGCGAAGGTTGTTCAATTTTATATGCGTAGGCTGCCCGCAGAAGGGATAGCCGCCTACGATTATACCTGGGCTTCTTTTCTAAGTCGTCGGAAAGGGGACTACGGCTATATCAGCAAAGAAGAAGCGAGACAGTTTAAGCTACAAGCCACCCGACAAACCCAACAAGCCTATAACAATTGGGGCGAGTTTTTCACGGGATATATCGCTGGCTATCAATTTATGACTGCTCAGACATCGCTGGATTACCTGCGCGAAAATGAGTGGGAATTTACCCGCTACTTTGTTTCCAAGCACAGCTCGATTGTAAAAACGGATTGGCATACAGACTTTTCCGATCTTTAAATCGAGTAGGAGGGAGTGACTAACTCCCGTCCTCTCACACCACCGTACGTACCGTCCGGTATACGGCGGTTCATCAAGCTTGACGAAGAACAGAATATCGTTGTACTAAACTTTTCAGCCCTTGTTGTTGCCAGTATGCAACTCCGAGGGCTTTGTGTATTTGAGGAGTCTTTGTGGAACGCCACGCACCCTTTCGGGTGTTTGCAATTTCTATTGCTTGGACGTGTGATAAACCCAGAGAACGAAGTTCTCGATATCGGGTTTTTATTCGCTTCCACTGAGACCACAAGCAAAGTCGGAGTCTGCGCCGTATCCATTCTTCGATGGATTGTAGAATTTTCTTTGCATCTGCAAGGGCGAAATATCCAACCCATCCCATGAGATACTGGTTTAGCTTCCCAATCCTTTCATCCATAGAGATGCTCCATACCGGATTTGTGATGAAGCGGATTTTCTCTTTCAACTTCAGAAGTGATTTTGGATGAAGCCGAATCCTTGCTTGCTTTGCGTTAGTGAAACTGAAACCGAGGAACTTACGTTTCCAAGGTCGATCCACTGCACTTTTCTGCTCATTTACTTTTAGCTTAAG
The window above is part of the Brevibacillus brevis NBRC 100599 genome. Proteins encoded here:
- a CDS encoding LLM class flavin-dependent oxidoreductase; amino-acid sequence: MEQYRIDAKKGLEFGLYSIGDHVPNPHTGSKISPEQRIKELIEASKLADEAGLDVFAVGESHQTYFTTQAHTVILGAIAQATKNIKIASSATVLSTSDPVRVYEDFATLDLISNGRAEIVAGRGSRVGAYSLLGYDVRDYEELFEEKMDLLLKLNNEDRVTWEGQFRAPLQNATILPQPLQGRLPIWRAVGGPPASAIKAGQAGVPMMLTTLGGPAINFKGSVDAYREAAKQNGFDPATLPVATTSLFYTADKTSDALREFYPHLNGGFIALRGGGYPKQQFAQSVDYRDALMVGSPDVIIEKMLFQYEMYGQQRFMAQIDFGGVPVDKIAKNIELIATKILPEVKKHTTKS
- a CDS encoding tetratricopeptide repeat protein, which encodes MNIWRILDIDPTEDISTIKKAYAKKLRLHHPEDDPEGYQQLREAYDLAIKMAKQGQGKPRMEPILVDPSSPAEEEVEEVVPTQTVKRVLSIDDVHEQLDRNDHQVDSIDNFIEQVQALYDDFPARINPENWTRLLHSDLVWDIQQGRFVRERLFDFLEEHHHLPKSVWVKLEECFHWRELIEKPYYMDEHSEEFCAYYRKQLDEPGLRFDTLLQATDIDHDLFLSYRDTAYQALKENQLELANPSLNAAIALFADDPDLLRLLGEYCQRIGDMDGAIDAFSRIISLQPDTIDNYVARAYIWYNHQHFTEALNECEYILSQVPNHAEALSLLGKCQLELGDAALAKATFQQLLAANPHDYQALIMLTQLRADMVKQAKNLPAKERDLALQPLIAELGERKGLHKQTKQALRFQVIYTTVVLALIVLFHSLFSGAFEDHTGLGPISYVKHVVNGPLHITSAYEFDRMEPDQFITTRITDAHPLGIFQYQQKDADGNSTTTYESYMSVAKKGSTVAPSAWAYIGHLDGAPVILLATAEQAVKMNETKTLEIVQGKIQEMPKEVLDDAEEILQQPGLNSTYDATSLVTDHLIDAKQHKLAWPPFSAAFCGIILLLLYRVFFRTLYKIYLLTRF
- a CDS encoding DUF1266 domain-containing protein encodes the protein MFIFTSKKEKQFTLFTHSMHAAITIGAGTRLIDIKDNYTKWGMKDATSQRSRLTWMLQEGERKEFARLHHFMTALSESGRKEYIDSLESDQERIAKAKVVQFYMRRLPAEGIAAYDYTWASFLSRRKGDYGYISKEEARQFKLQATRQTQQAYNNWGEFFTGYIAGYQFMTAQTSLDYLRENEWEFTRYFVSKHSSIVKTDWHTDFSDL